TAAAAACTGGAACTGAAACAAGATCACCATTCATACCTTTGAGTCTATACATGGACACATTTTGTAAACAGCACTAAAACAGGTCTAATGCATttaacatgaaattaaaaatgcaatgttAAGACAAAAATCTTGGTTCAGTGGGGTTTCTGTTAAATGAGAATTGTAGGCCTAATCCAAAGTTCAgatactgattttatttatatatgtgtatatgtaaatTCCATAGctgtttaaacacatttttccccACGTAATTcaagaaacagaattaattaGCCAGTTAAAAGGTGAGAAAGTATTTAGTCTAGTACATTCAAGGCTTGCAAGAAAGCATAGCAGGCACAAGCAAAAgtacaagaaaataaagcttgTAGGAGAGTAAATATGCTTCAGGGACTGATTAAATTGATTAAAACTTGGATCAGAAACTTTAACAATCGATATTACAAAATGGACAGTGATCATATGGAGTTCatttaaaacccaaaacaaaacaggaggaagaaaagcattgCTTCTTGAGTTTACTCAGTACTTAAAATATTATCATTTTACACCACCAAACCAATTACATTATCCTGTTTTATGAGTTTTAGAAGTTTTAAGAATTGGGTTATATTGCTTTCTTTGCTAAGTGGCTTAGTAAAGTCATTAGCAGAATCAATAAGCAATGGTTTACAGTGGTTGAAAACTGgaaattttgttgttttcagtttaaaattgATCACAAATTTGGAAAATACAAGGTGAAACACATTCCAGGCTGTCATGAGACTATGAACAATTCTTATCGGAAGACAGTGAAAATAATGGTATAGCAAAACTTAGGCTTTGtagattataaaaataaaactctctGCCCTCTGCTGTTTagaccaggaaaaaataaaccaggatACCTATCTGTTGAGAAGCATATAGCGAAGGGCTGAGCCTaactgcttttaagaaaataatctagTTTATGCTTAAATGAATTGGATTGTTCTATGCACTTGCACTCTGCACTGACATGAAGTGTGCCTGGATTTAGTGGTCTATCAGAAAGGTGCCAAGGAGCAATTCACAAGTTGCTTGCTCCATAAAACCAGAAGTTACTTGACACATACAGGAAGGGCAgttctgcaaaacaaagttAAATTTGCAGTAACACAAAACATATGGAAGTTCTGCACAGAGGGTAACAGATCATGTTCCACACTTAATAGATCTCTAAAGATGAAATAGTAACACATTCAAGTTCCTCACAGATTATTCAGAATTGAGGTCTGTAAAAGATTAATATGTAGCACTGCCTACAAATCGAATTTGATTGGTCACTTTGAAAAGTAAGTTACTGAACTTTTTAAGAGGTAAGTTGAAAGTTACTTTTTTGTGTTATAAAATCATCAGTTCTTCTAgacttgcaagaaaaaaacccaaatcaatcaaaaccaaaccaaaaagtacagaaatagCCTCAAATTcaactttgcttttaaaggcTAGATACCagagcaaattttaaaaagcctattaaaaagaaaatgggttACAAGTAGCAATATtacgtttgtttttttttaatagcttgtGAATAATGCTTTGTACTTGCTGTATCTTGTTCAAGGGTTTCTATAAAGCAATTGCAAGTTCACAAGAGtaaacaagtaaaaaaagaaaagacaacttTGTATCACCTTTATTTTTTGGacagaatttatattaaaactgaaaaaatccaGATCCACAATTGAATTATTTCACTGCTATCTATAGGTTATGGAAGTAGATGCTTTTTCACTGTGCACCTTCAACTGCCCTGCAAAACAGGCAATTCCAACACTGGTAACTCACCACAGCATGGCTGCATCATCATCAAGCATCATTTGCTGTGCACTCACGCTGATCACCACGGTTTAGATGTAGTTCTGCTCTGTCTGCACATCAGTACTCCTGTTGTGGCAGCTGTCACATGTGCTGTGCGGCCAGGGGTATTTGCAGAGCTGTAGTAGAAAGACCTGTTCCAACCTCACATACAGGCAAATCCACCTTTCTGATGATTAAGCTAAAAGCCCCAGCTGCTGAGAAGCTGCCCTTCCAGGCTCAGTACTCCTCCCCAGAACAAACCGAAAGGTACCATTCAAAAGCAACATGCTTGGTGTAAAGGACCTCTCTCCTTACCTTTCTCCTCAAGTCTGTTCATGGATCACTACCGCAGTTTGCATTTCTCTATAAATTTCACCCAGCTTCAGAGTTTAACCCTGCCCCATTCAGGTCATTTTTGTTAGATGAAACAAGACCATTCAGTGCTGCAATTTTTACTTCTACACTACTGTAGTaagcttaaaagaaaaggggcgggaggagcagggcaggaataTGCAGGCTTTCTAATGACATTCTGCATTCACAAAATCTGCTTTGAACTGTCCATTTTACTCATGATCACTGAGGGAAGCCCCCTCCTTCTCTTCTAGCACATACTTCAGGGTGTGACACACATAAGTTGCTAGCACTGACCACCATACCAACTACCTCTACAgcagctgattttcttttttgaaaaagtttaaaagaaagcttaaaTTCAGATTCACAGGGCAGCAGTGAGATGTTCAGATTCATAGGGCAGCAGTGAGATGAGACACAAAAAGCTTCTAGGACTTGTATCAAAAACTTCTAGTTTGCTGCCATGAGTTCTAGACTATGGCTACAGGCAGGagatggaatgaaaaaaattggcCTACGTATAGGCTGTTCTTGTGTTTCACCTGAAAACATTGGCcaattacataaaaaaatattaatcagacATCCCAAGTAGTAACATTTGACCACATTTAATTACCACATActgtatgtgaaaaaaaatgctatgattttatggggaaaaaaaaagtcaccacaTATTGGTGGTCCATGAAACACACTGCCGATTCATAGGTGGAAGAAGAAATCAAGTTTATTCACACCATTACCACACTATATAGACCAATTACAGAATAAGCAACTCCACATTCCAGAAAactaactttttaaaagtgGTATTAAGCGTTACTGATTAAAGCACTTCTTCCATGCAGGTTTCATTCAAAATGGTACCTTCTCAAAGATACAAAGATTCATAAGAGtaagaaaataatgcatttgTGAATGTAGAGACCCAACTAATACCAAAATTTATGGTGCTGCCGTGAAAAACAGCTAATACAGTTACTGCCAGATCTGTAGGTGTTATGGTTCTCTCTTGCCTCTCCAATACACTTCAAGGGCTTTACAACGCACCCCCTCCACTAGTGATGGTAGAACATTAGTAAAACTATTTAACCTTAGTCATGAAAGCTACAAAATATTGCATTAGAATACAATTGGGAAGAGACTTCTGACATAACCTTTGTAAGACAACAGAAAAGCATCATTTATGTTGCAACACTTGGCTAGTCTTTCCTTTATGAGCACATCATCTGAATGGGAATAAAAATTGTTGCATCACAACATCAAGATCAGATTTAGCAGAAGTTAGCACTGTTCTTAATCTTCCTCCTAGCCCACGGTTTTACTTCTGCAATTTTTCAGATCACCTTTACATATAATCAGTATGCTAACTCAGGCTTAGGCCACTGGGTTTTCCACAGCAATTGCTCCCTGCAGAAAGCACAAGACTGCCTCATGGGGGTTATAGCTAGCTGCACTAAAATGGCAGTGTTAGCTTCATTATACTTTCTTTCACTGCATAAGAAGGGTAGAAAAGCACCACAACACCCAGCCTCTGCACTGACCGAATCCTTTGGAGGAAGAGGGCAGCAGCCTGACATGTGCCCTTACACATACACAAGTATGAATGGAAGAAACATTCCTGTAAAGTATCATTCCCACCAGTATAGGGTGTTTttcgtggtttttttttctattttcaaaagagaagcaaaactaAGGGAAGAAACTACTtgataaacataaaaataaatatgcagcaCCATACAATATTGAGACAGCTCTACTTAATGTAGGAAAGCTCTTCAAGTAGAACTATTCTAACTTGGAGCTAAAGAAATTCTCAGCATAGCATGGTGAATGTCTGCATTTGCAAGCAAATCAAAACCAACTACCATATCAGGCAGGTGCATAAGTAGCATCACAGGACATTCAGCCTGTAATCAATTACTAGCTTGAGATCCTGGCACAGGAGAGTATTTCATCTGATCcagatgtttatttttcctcaaaacGTGTTTGTGAACATTGTTTTTAGTTGCTTCACAACAGCCACGAATCAATACTATTTCATGTTGCGCACTATTCTTCTGCAATGGTTTGTCTTCATTTCCCCCAATGCTTGTTCCAGCTGCTGAATTAGGTGGAGGAGGGTAGAAGGGTCAGTTTGCAACACCTGGGCAGTGTAATCTTCATTCTGATTAAGATGCAGCTTTAGAGTCACAGCAGGCTTAATCTGTTGTCTCAAACTTCTGCTTGCAAGCTGCATGAGCAGGTCAGATGAAACAGGAATCAGGAAACAAACAAAGAGATGGTTATCAGCTTTCGTATTTACAATTCACAACAGGTTTGCAGGACCTGCTTGGAggactgttttaaaaattctcttcACCTACATTAAAGACATACACAGTCTATTAGCTTTATCATTAAGCAACACTAATCCACTTTAATCGatgttttcttaatatttctgaaaaattaggTGGTAATTAAGACTGGATGTATTTAGTATAcactaacatttttaaaacaacgTGGAGCTATGAATTCCATTTTTATAAAGCAACAAATACTTTGCATCTTCACATACTCTGTTCATCTCATAGCTAGCTATCTTTGATGCAGTAACAGAATTATGTCAGTTTGAAATACGTGAAAAACTGCTGACTCAATGACTTTGAAAGAACATAAATTCATTGTTTAGTAGTTGTTTATGAtgctaaaaaaatataaagtaaaatacagaacactgaaaacagcagaagttaCCTGCACATCCAGTCTCCATTCAAGACTGTGGTAGCTGGGGAGCTTTGGGGCCAGCTCACCAAGAATGCTTCTGATCTCTCTCCTGTTGTCAAGgtacagctgcagcagtgatttATTCAATTCATCAGAGAATCCCAGCACGTGAATGGAATCTTGGAAGTCTATCTCTGAAATCTAGACATAACAATTAAGGCCTTATAATACAATTACAATTTACAATGCATTCATACTGTAACACATTCTCTGATCAACAATACTCTACCACAATACACTGTAATTTATCTGTCAGTCAAGCCACCTTACCTCAATGGAAGattctgcagtatttcagtCCCTTCCCCACCTGCTCTTCAAAACAATGCCCGCTTGTGTTTAATTTGGAATTACTTCTCTCTGTATCCCTTCTCCATTGTTCAGATATTCCACTATATCAACAGTAAAAAGTCTTCCCAATGGCAACAGTAATTATCTATTATCCTTTCAATACCTGCTTACACCTGCCCAAACTTCTGATGTCCAGAGCTGAAAAAGCTCTCCAACCTACTGTGTCAGACAAACATAAGGAGTACTTAACAGGGGGTTAGTACAGCAtgcctcctgcagagcagctgaacaACAAGATCTTCACTCAAGTTTTGTTATTTAGATGGAGCTTAACCCTGCTGTATGCTTCTCTACACGGACTAAATTAACACATGTTCTTGCAACATGCCATTAAAATGTCGAGTTTTAGCTTCAGACACTGAATACAAATTCCAGAACCATTCACACAGATGCAGTGTTTTAATCAGAGAACAGTGTAAGAGACACctctctttaaaatgaaaagagtACACATCATCACACCTTTGAACTAGGTTTTCCCTACTCATCAGTATTTTCAGAGCTATtaagtgtttaaaagacatcTCTTGAGCGCATCCCGGAATTCTCATTACGCAAAAGCATCCTCACCATGAGCTTGCAGCTTTCAGTAAGAAGGTATGTTAGTCCCTCTACCACACGCTGAACAGTGTCAACTCCAACgttcagttttcctttaaaaaaagcacaaaataccttttatttccCTATGAAGCCACCATGGCAACAATACTCAAACCTGCAGATTGAACAAAAGCTAACTTGCAAAATACGCACcgaaaaggaaaaaacaaacaaaaaaaaagtcgaGGGTTGTGCACCCTTCAAATAGCGCCAGGGGATCAAACAGCAAGTTAGCTCCCCTACCCGAAGCAAACAACCGAAACAACAGATCCCGGGAAGCCCCAAACCCGCTCCTCGCGCCGGTACAGAGCGACCCGCGCGTTGGCGCCCCGGGACACGGGTGCGGGCGGCAGCCGCTGGCGGaccccgcggccgccccctcTGCTCCCGCGGCAGCCCCGCACGGCCGAGGCCGCGCCCCGGGCCCCCGGCGGGGCGACGCCCCCCGCTCCGCACGGTGCCCGCGGCTCTTACTGGCGGCTGCCTCGCAGGCCCgcggcgccgcgccccgccgcagAAGCTCCACCGCCAGGCGCCCCAGCTCGCCGACGGCTGAAACGAGAGGAGAGGAGAGCGCtgcaggccaggccaggccaggccaggccaggccaggcccggcccggccccgcaccgccgcccggccccccccgcccccgaggGCCCCGGGCGGGCCAGACTCGCGGCCGCCGAACCTGCGGCGCCCGCCCGCGGCAAACAGCCCAGGTGCGCCCGCTGCTCCGCCgacagcaccagcagcatccccGCACCGACAGCACCGCGCCGCGCCTGCGCGCTCCCGCCGGGGGCCGGAGCGAGGCGCGCCCCCTGCCGGCTCGgaggcggccgcggcggggcggcgcaGGGGGCGGTCCGGGCAGCCCGCCGCGCAGGAGCCGCCGCTCTGTCAGAAGCGGGTACGCTACCGGCTCGGGAAGCCGCGTCGCGGGGGGCGCCCGCAGCGGGCAACGCGCCCCTAAGGCACCGGCCACGGCATTGCCCCGCTACAGACCGctccgcccggcccggcccgcctgCAGCAAACGGGACACCGCCGCGGCGACGGCGCCTCTAGCCACAGCGGTGCTGTCCCCCCGCTGAAGGCCGCACCCCTACCACGCTAAACAGAGCCCCGCCAAGACAAAAGGACAAGGTTCTGAATTACTGAAAACATGCGTAACTTCTCGtgaatcttttttctctttcagggTATAGTTCGTTTTGTTAAAAAGGAAGGCAGGTCATTTTTTGAAGGCTTTGTATTAGGACAGAATAGCGTTTGGAAAACGTGCATGGAAGAATGTTTTACCGTACTGGGTTACCAGACGGCAGCACTGGCCTTTCCTCAGGTCACGCTGTGCTCTTCCACGGGAAGGGCGGTCAGGAGCTCTTCCCAGCTATCCCACGTATCTAGACGAAATGCACCTGCCAATAGGCACGTTCCGGTGCCATTATATGTCCAATTTCTAAACTCATACATGACCACAGTTGCATCTACAGGAAATTTTTTGCAATTTTATGGCTGGGAAATGGGTATGGTACAAGTTTCTGCAAGGTCACTGGGGCCAGGGTTCTTACCATGAGTTTCTCATGAGAAGCTAACAACCTAAAATAGTCTGGTCTTGCTAAGTTTGTCCAGCATTTCCattccccctccaccccaccctgcTTTAAACATTCACCCATGCTGCTGAGTGCTCTACTTAATGATGCTCAATAGATCTCAGGACCAAGACCTACTGCTATGGAAAGATCTGAAAATATACTATGGATTCATTCCCAACCATTTCCTTACTCAGCTCCAATGCTTTCCAGGAGCAAGTCCAATATTACAAGCACAGGTATCAGAGACTGACAAATGTAATACTTCAGCACGTGTTCTTTGAAGATTTTAGTGGAGAGCTTGACATTACTTCTTAAAATCATAAAGGAGAAAGCTGAGGTAATGATTGTGAATCAGTGTGAAGGGAATGTAATTTCTTAGTCATCCTCACAAATTCAAACAACTTCTGGCGGTGTACTAGGAttgcagatttttgtttctaGTTTTTTGATTTCAAGCATGACCTTCCAGCAGATGTTCACCCCCAAAGCAGCAAAGTTTCTCATCAGCTCATCCAAATAATCTTATTTGTCAAGTCCTTCTATATATCTGACCTGTGCATTCTGCAGACAGTCCTTGTCATATTTTTTCCAAGCTACAACATAGATTTTTGTATTCTTCACTTGGTGCCTCTACCTGAACTTGGAAAAGTATTACTtagagaatcacagaacagtttgggttggcAAGGCCCTTAAAGCCCACctagctccagccccctgccccgggcagggccacctccccccagcccaggttgcccagagccccgtccagcctggccttgagccctgccagggacggggcacccacagctgctctgggcagcctgggccagcgcctcccacccccacagcacagaatttcttcctaatatcgcatctaaatctaccctctaCTTCACTCAGGCTAGGCTATTCACTGGTACTGCTGAACAATAATTAAAGAGtctttatttcagattaaaCCAGTTTCTGGTTGGTGTAACCAGAAGCtgaatcaaagcaaaaaaaaccccaccaaa
This genomic stretch from Falco biarmicus isolate bFalBia1 chromosome 13, bFalBia1.pri, whole genome shotgun sequence harbors:
- the COMMD2 gene encoding COMM domain-containing protein 2 isoform X1 codes for the protein MLLVLSAEQRAHLGCLPRAGAAAVGELGRLAVELLRRGAAPRACEAAARKLNVGVDTVQRVVEGLTYLLTESCKLMISEIDFQDSIHVLGFSDELNKSLLQLYLDNRREIRSILGELAPKLPSYHSLEWRLDVQLASRSLRQQIKPAVTLKLHLNQNEDYTAQVLQTDPSTLLHLIQQLEQALGEMKTNHCRRIVRNMK
- the COMMD2 gene encoding COMM domain-containing protein 2 isoform X2; its protein translation is MLLVLSAEQRAHLGCLPRAGAAGKLNVGVDTVQRVVEGLTYLLTESCKLMISEIDFQDSIHVLGFSDELNKSLLQLYLDNRREIRSILGELAPKLPSYHSLEWRLDVQLASRSLRQQIKPAVTLKLHLNQNEDYTAQVLQTDPSTLLHLIQQLEQALGEMKTNHCRRIVRNMK